One stretch of Methanoregula sp. DNA includes these proteins:
- a CDS encoding PHP domain-containing protein — MKPRLLRFNEINKEIPLWDFHIHTTITDGTSSIEEFIQTGINRGLQEIAFTEHVRKTSEWYPEFIEKIEALREVYKHKIIIFHGIEAKVLNSDGDLDASDEMLDTAELVLGSVHRFPGFDNVPTVSNYHLAEEEFAKTEFGLAKAILKNPDVDVLAHPGGMFIRKFRKNVPTGVMEELIELVNRYDKAIEINSSYLKDISLNAEPFLRMNPLISLGSDAHNKDELGNIIQFMKKIIETGYHD, encoded by the coding sequence ATGAAGCCGCGGTTATTGAGATTTAATGAGATCAACAAGGAAATTCCACTCTGGGACTTTCACATTCATACCACAATTACCGATGGCACTTCATCGATCGAGGAATTCATCCAGACCGGCATTAACCGTGGATTACAGGAAATTGCCTTTACAGAACATGTCCGTAAAACGTCTGAATGGTATCCGGAGTTCATTGAAAAAATAGAAGCCTTACGCGAAGTGTATAAGCATAAAATCATTATTTTTCATGGTATCGAGGCAAAAGTCCTCAACAGCGATGGAGATCTTGATGCATCGGATGAGATGCTCGATACCGCCGAACTGGTGCTGGGATCAGTCCACCGTTTTCCGGGATTTGACAACGTTCCTACAGTTTCAAATTATCATCTGGCAGAAGAAGAGTTCGCAAAAACCGAATTCGGACTCGCAAAAGCGATCCTTAAAAATCCTGATGTAGATGTTCTTGCTCATCCCGGGGGCATGTTCATACGGAAATTCAGGAAAAATGTTCCGACAGGAGTAATGGAGGAACTGATCGAGCTTGTAAACAGGTACGATAAAGCAATCGAGATAAATAGTTCATATCTCAAAGATATTAGTCTTAATGCAGAACCATTCTTACGAATGAATCCACTCATTTCTCTGGGTTCGGATGCTCATAATAAAGACGAACTGGGTAATATTATCCAGTTTATGAAAAAGATAATTGAAACGGGATATCATGATTAA